In the Telopea speciosissima isolate NSW1024214 ecotype Mountain lineage chromosome 6, Tspe_v1, whole genome shotgun sequence genome, caTCATGGGGGAAGGTACAATTTTAAGGATTATTTCAGTTACTGGATCTTGTTCTTTGACATGTTATCAATGAAATTCTGATGACTTCTAAGCGATTTTGCAGGAAGACACAGGTGGGTGGAGTATGGTGACAAGGGCCGGTATAATGCATCTCAGGTTCCACCAGAGTGGCATGGGTGGCTCCACTTCATCACCGACCGCACAGGGGATGAGGTAAGACTTTCATCCAATCGATTTGATGTTTGTTGGTTActattgttattgttgttgctaTTTACGAGGTCACTAAATAATTGCTATCTCAGCTTCTGATGCTGAAACCTAAGAGGTATGGAATTGATCACAAGCAGAACTTCTCTGGGGAGGGTGATGAGTTCATTTACCATTCCAAGGGACACACACTCAACCCTGGGCAGAGAGACTGGACTAGATACCAGCCGTGGCAGCCTACCAAGACCTAAGAATTCTTCTCTAAACGGCTCTTGGTACTTCAGATTGTCTAAAACATTGAGTCAATGTATTCTCTTTCTTCCAACCCTTTAGGATATGAAATAATATGTCAGCACTTTGTTGGTTGTGCTGATGTCCTGCATATTTTTCTCTGGAAGCGTATGAACATGTAATATGATTTGTCGATCGATTGATAATGGGTATATTTTTGCAAGCACTTTAAATTATTTATGGGCATGGCTTATCCAGGATGCACCTTTCAGATTTGAGTAGTACACAGATTTTTTTAAGGGCCTTTTTCTGTTCTCTGAATCAGTTCTTCCGCTCGCATGCAGTCTTCCACGAATCATTATtgtctacggttccctgaccggtgcggttccttAGTgcctcacaagaggggggtgggacccacccaggGCACCTGaccaaacactctgcccaggtgAGGTCcaccctcttgtgagaggaaccagggaaccgtagacgaaAAAAATTCAGTCTTCCACACCCAAAACATTGGAACTTTTAGCACTTTCTTAAGGCCATTCTTGTTGACATAAATCctatcgttttttttttaattttcccgGTTGGGTTATGTCGTAATTATCTCGAATATTACATcatctttttttaattagatATCTCTCTTCTCTAAGCAAAAGTTCTTCCTCAAATTAGCTAAttattttttcccccaaaataTCACAAACGTTTTGAGTCTTGAAGGGGAAGTTATCCCATATTTTGACCAAACCTTCTTCACAATTGTGATGGAGAAAAATCCAGGAGACAAAATAATACCAACTATACATGATAATCAAGTTTTAAGTATATCTTCTGCGCATACATAGGATTCTCATCCAAGGATGAACCCTCCTTGACCATGATAATCGTACAATACATTCAGGAGACCCAAAAATCAAACCCATGAGGATTAGACTTCACAATTGGATTTATACTTTGAGGGTTGAAGGTAAGATTATTATCTACTTAATTGGATGATTGGACCTCATAACACTTCATTTAAATCCTTTAAACTGCATGATATAATTTCCTTTCATGCAAGCTCTTTAATATATGTTTGTGTATTATTATTATCCATTTATACCCATTAAAACCCCTCTTAAATGTATAAATACCCCCGTGAAGATGCCATCCCATTTGGAGTTCAAACCTGTCCAAAATGCCCTCTACAGAGGATGATCTGGGCAGCCTGCATCCTCCACAAGGGATAAAAACAACCCAGATCCGATTGGTGTTGTTTTGGATCATTTAGGCTTGAGCTTGGGGCTTCACCTTGAGTTGACTTAACTGATTTATGACCTAATACACTTATCTAAACTTTAAGTTGGGAACCCTAAGTCCCATTTGGGATCCCAAGTACTTAGAACCCATTTTAGATCTTAAAACACTCCCCAATCAAACATGCCCTTAGACACTTAGCTAaactaacccaaaaccctattcTTCTTATCATTCCCTCATTTCTAACAtctaagagaggagagaaaacgtGAGAGGctgaggaagaaggaggaaggaggaaggaggaagaagaagaaggaagaggaggagccTCAACCTCCATTGGAGCCCCTCTTGAGTCCAGCCATCACCCCAACTAGTTGGAGATCCAAGCTTGGAGCTAGGAGCTCGTGGAGAAGAGGATTTGCAGCCAATTTTCAGCCTAGAACTTGTCCCCCCTTTCTATCTTAATCTAACCCCGTTGTAAGTAAGTTAATCCCTACCAATTCTAGGCTAATCTCCTTTGGATTTGATTGGAAATCCATCCAATCCTTGGCCAAACCACGAGGCTTCTTACCCTATTGTAGTTAAACCTTCTATTACGCATTATTAATGTTAATTGGTGACCTTAATCTACTGTTTATCCATTCCATGTCCAAACCACCATGAATTCCCATTGCAGAAGCTCAAATTGGGAAGATCTTGATGCTAGGACTTGATCCAATGCATGGATTCCATCGGGGATTGAATCCCTATGTTAAAGAAGGTGTGGGAGACTAATTTTACTCCCTCAATGACCCATCATAGGCTCCAAGACCCCAGGCCAAGCATAGAGCCGAGCCTTGCTAAAAAACAACAATTCTGGGTTGTGCGAAAGATGGCTGTGCAGGATGAAAACAGCCTCCACAAGGATCCTCCTCAGTGGCAGAATGAACTAATGTGTTGCTGTTTCTGGGTTTGACCTATGCCCATTATTTAGACAATAACTAGGACGATACATAAGAAAATGATGCGATTCAAAATGCATCATAAACTATACTTAAAGGGCTACATTTCTTATGAGGAAACTTCAACCCAATCAAAGGGGAAGGTCTTTTAAAGTGGGCCCGAAGCTGGTTGTTGTGCATTGACAGCATTAGTGAAACTGAAAGTACTCCGGTGACCTTGCCCACCTCTAGGACGTTTAAGCAGGGGTTGTAAGGGATTTTACTGGGAGTAGtttataattattaatattatctAAACATATTAAATTAGGCAAACACAACTTTTCGGACAGATCGTACAGGTACGCGTGCGAATCGAATTTTGGTTAAAATCACCAGTTCGAAGAACATGGTGAGTGGATTAGATAATTGGACTTAATTTATAGAATATTTTTGTGATGACCTGCGTTGAATTCTATTCATGCATGTATATGATAAATGATACGATGATACATGCTAATTTCAACGCATGTTACTAATGATGGATCATTGTAAGAATGGTTTAAGATTATCATATTAAATGTTAGTTGTTTAGGGACTTATGATTATACTTGAATTGTTATCGAGAATGTGGATATTAGTTATGTGTTGAGACATGAATATGagatgtggatgtgaataatggtTATGTGTTGGATATACGATGTTTATGTGATGAGTGTGAATGATGGGATCCAAGTATCATGAGTGGGTATCGGACTTAGGATCGCTATGAGTTGTACGGGTTTGTGATCGGGCTAACCGTTATTTGGTATCACACCTATCGT is a window encoding:
- the LOC122666274 gene encoding probable NADH dehydrogenase [ubiquinone] 1 alpha subcomplex subunit 12 isoform X2 codes for the protein MASLLKNALKTIREKGIGNVLRELREEGYTQTKIHNIGGTLVGVDKFGNKYYEKLKNTQYGRHRWVEYGDKGRYNASQVPPEWHGWLHFITDRTGDELLMLKPKRYGIDHKQNFSGEGDEFIYHSKGHTLNPGQRDWTRYQPWQPTKT
- the LOC122666274 gene encoding probable NADH dehydrogenase [ubiquinone] 1 alpha subcomplex subunit 12 isoform X1, coding for MASLLKNALKTIREKGIGNVLRELREEGYTKCLLDGNLLQTKIHNIGGTLVGVDKFGNKYYEKLKNTQYGRHRWVEYGDKGRYNASQVPPEWHGWLHFITDRTGDELLMLKPKRYGIDHKQNFSGEGDEFIYHSKGHTLNPGQRDWTRYQPWQPTKT